One Hordeum vulgare subsp. vulgare chromosome 4H, MorexV3_pseudomolecules_assembly, whole genome shotgun sequence DNA window includes the following coding sequences:
- the LOC123449670 gene encoding VQ motif-containing protein 9-like, with protein sequence MDNPNPNHPPPSAAASTAALRALNKSSYKISKQSSSTSSSASSPSKKAPSPPPPSLPSRMSPPLLAPPHPPSPADHPPPQPPVYNIDKSDFRDVVQKLTGSPSHLLPPQAPAAAAPPARPVMAPPPPRPIMANPPQTPLSAIPSRLHRIRPPPLAPPRPAPILPAPAQPTLSPLPALPSVCMSAESPISAYMRRLRGMPSPILVPTSPLGFGCLHSPRAPTSPGVAMPATSPRVRDP encoded by the coding sequence ATGGACAACCCCAACCCCAACCACCCGCCGCCTTCCGCGgccgcctccaccgccgccctccgAGCCCTCAACAAATCCTCCTACAAGATCTCCAAGcagtcctcctccacctcctcctccgcctcttccCCCTCAAAGAAGGCGCCTTCCCccccgccgccgtcgctgccCTCCCGCATGTCCCCTCCACTCCTCGCCCCGCCGCATCCCCCCTCCCCCGCCGACCACCCGCCGCCCCAGCCCCCCGTCTACAACATCGACAAGTCCGACTTCCGCGACGTCGTCCAGAAGCTCACCGgctccccctcccacctcctgCCTCCCCAGGCCCCGGCGGCCGCGGCCCCGCCGGCGCGGCCCGTCATGGCCCCTCCGCCTCCGCGCCCTATCATGGCCAATCCGCCCCAGACCCCGCTCTCCGCCATCCCGTCCCGGCTCCACcgcatccggccgccgccgctcgccccgcCCCGCCCGGCGCCCATCCTGCCGGCGCCGGCCCAGCCGACGCTCTCCCCCCTCCCGGCGCTCCCTTCCGTCTGCATGTCGGCGGAGTCCCCCATCTCGGCCTACATGCGCCGGCTCCGCGGGATGCCGTCGCCGATCCTCGTGCCCACGTCGCCCCTCGGGTTCGGCTGCCTCCACTCGCCGCGGGCGCCGACGTCCCCCGGCGTGGCCATGCCGGCCACCAGCCCCCGCGTCCGCGACCCGTGA
- the LOC123449669 gene encoding 2-carboxy-1,4-naphthoquinone phytyltransferase, chloroplastic has product MPLAGIALAPLLVSPLAPPSPCARGGVAVSAEPRGRRRALRRVRCSAAAASGGGGDAGELSRATLLWRAAKLPIYSVALVPLTVGAAAAYNHAGLFFAGRYFGLLAAAVLVITWLNLSNDVYDSDTGADKNKKESVVNIVGSRAVTQYAANLSLLLGFGGLFWAFAEAGDVRFIVLVLCAILCGYVYQCPPFRLSYRGLGEPLCFAAFGPLATSAFYFSNSSRSISSGTALLPITKTVIASSILVGLTTTLILFCSHFHQIDGDRAVGKMSPLVRIGTKTGSTVVTLAIGALYALLAAFGISRCLPPSCIVLGALTLPLGKWVVDYVQRNHDDDAKIFMAKYYCVRLHAVLGMALASGLALARNGMLA; this is encoded by the exons ATGCCGCTCGCCGGCATTGCCCTCGCGCCTCTCCTCGTATCCCCTCTCGCGCCTCCCTCTCCCTGTGCCCGTGGCGGCGTTGCAGTCTCCGCAGAGCCCCGGGGAAGGCGCCGCGCGCTACGGCGGGTGCGGTGCTCGGCCGCAGCGGCGTCCGGCGGAGGCGGTGACGCCGGCGAGCTGTCACGCGCCACGCTGCTCTGGAGGGCCGCCAAGCTGCCCATCTACTCCGTGGCGCTCGTGCCGCTCACC GTAGGGGCTGCTGCTGCTTACAACCACGCGGGGCTGTTCTTCGCCGGGCGCTACTTCGGCCTCTTGGCAGCTGCTGTCCTCGTGATCACCTGGCTCAATCTGAG CAATGACGTTTACGATTCAGATACCGGTGCTGATAAGAACAAGAAAGAATCTGTCGTCAACATTGTTGGCAG TCGAGCAGTGACACAGTATGCAGCGAACCTTTCTCTTCTGCTCGGGTTTGGAGGGCTATTTTGGGCCTTTGCTGAAGCAGGGGACGTCAGGTTCATCGTGTTGGTGCTATGTGCAATCCTCTGCGGCTATGTTTATCAG TGCCCGCCGTTCCGATTGAGTTATCGTGGCCTAGGCGAACCATTGTGTTTTGCTGCATTTGGCCCATTGGCTACATCAGCTTTCTACTTCTCAAACAGCAGCAGAAGCATTTCAAG CGGGACTGCGCTTCTCCCTATCACCAAAACAGTCATAGCTTCATCGATTCTTGTCGGGTTGACAACCACACTGATACTCTTCTGCAGCCACTTTCACCAG ATCGACGGAGACAGGGCTGTCGGAAAGATGTCTCCCCTG GTAAGAATCGGCACCAAAACAGGCTCGACAGTAGTAACGCTTGCGATCGGCGCCCTCTACGCTCTCTTGGCGGCTTTCGGCATAAGCAGATGCCTCCCGCCATCCTGCATT GTCCTTGGCGCCCTGACTCTCCCTCTGGGCAAATGGGTCGTGGACTACGTGCAGAGAAACCATGAT GATGACGCCAAGATCTTCATGGCCAAGTATTACTGCGTGCGGCTGCACGCCGTGCTCGGGATGGCGCTGGCTTCCGGCCTGGCGCTGGCCAGGAACGGCATGCTTGCCTGA
- the LOC123447180 gene encoding transcriptional regulatory protein AlgP-like isoform X1, translating to MDNPPAVPAAANNVTNPQAVALAAAHNVAKPPAAPAANKVANPPAAPAANNTGKPPTSAPAANNMGKPPAAAAADNMGKPPAAAAAADNTGKPPAAAAANNGAYSLSVSFSLRDDQSAVKMVVRAPAATVVINPVNPPVNPPAQAASPHGAVEFVVFTVFLFIFILVIGVILLLNWCLK from the exons ATGGACAATCCTCCAGCCGTGCCGGCGGCGGCCAACAACGTGACCAATCCACAGGCAGTGGCACTGGCAGCGGCCCACAACGTGGCCAAACCTCCGGCGGCACCAGCGGCCAACAAGGTTGCTAATCCTCCGGCGGCACCAGCGGCCAACAACACGGGCAAACCTCCGACGTCGGCACCAGCGGCCAACAACATGGGCAAACctccggcggcggcagcggccgacaACATGGGCAAACCTCCGGCGGCGGCAGCAGCGGCCGACAACACGGGCAaacctccggcggcggcggcggccaacaACGGTGCATATTCTCTGTCGGTCTCG TTTTCTCTACGTGATGATCAATCGGCAGTAAAG ATGGTGGTGAGAGCTCCTgcagcgactgtggtcatcaatcCAGTGAACCCACCAGTGAATCCACCAGCACAGGCGGCGTCACCGCATGGAGCTGTG GAATTTGTGGTGTTCACTGTtttcctcttcatcttcatcttggtGATCGGCGTGATTCTGCTGCTGAATTGGTGCCTCAAGTAG
- the LOC123447180 gene encoding transcriptional regulatory protein AlgP-like isoform X2, producing the protein MDNPPAVPAAANNVTNPQAVALAAAHNVAKPPAAPAANKVANPPAAPAANNTGKPPTSAPAANNMGKPPAAAAADNMGKPPAAAAAADNTGKPPAAAAANNGAYSLSVSMVVRAPAATVVINPVNPPVNPPAQAASPHGAVEFVVFTVFLFIFILVIGVILLLNWCLK; encoded by the exons ATGGACAATCCTCCAGCCGTGCCGGCGGCGGCCAACAACGTGACCAATCCACAGGCAGTGGCACTGGCAGCGGCCCACAACGTGGCCAAACCTCCGGCGGCACCAGCGGCCAACAAGGTTGCTAATCCTCCGGCGGCACCAGCGGCCAACAACACGGGCAAACCTCCGACGTCGGCACCAGCGGCCAACAACATGGGCAAACctccggcggcggcagcggccgacaACATGGGCAAACCTCCGGCGGCGGCAGCAGCGGCCGACAACACGGGCAaacctccggcggcggcggcggccaacaACGGTGCATATTCTCTGTCGGTCTCG ATGGTGGTGAGAGCTCCTgcagcgactgtggtcatcaatcCAGTGAACCCACCAGTGAATCCACCAGCACAGGCGGCGTCACCGCATGGAGCTGTG GAATTTGTGGTGTTCACTGTtttcctcttcatcttcatcttggtGATCGGCGTGATTCTGCTGCTGAATTGGTGCCTCAAGTAG
- the LOC123447182 gene encoding ice-structuring protein-like — protein sequence MDNPPAAAAAAAVNNMADPQAVAAANNVANPPAAAAPAAAPAANAAAARAARHAAWKKKDKKLAIISLTVMVIVLVLVVVLCLEPWKK from the exons ATGGACAATCctccggcagcggcagcggcggcggcggtcaaCAACATGGCCGATCCACAGGCAGTGGCAGCGGCCAACAACGTGGCCAatcctccggcggcggcggcaccTGCG GCTGCTCCAGCAGCGAACGCCGCCGCAGCGCGCGCCGCGCGCCacgccgcttggaagaagaaggacaagaagcttGCAATCATATCGCTGACCGTTATGGTGATCGTCCTGGTTCTGGTTGTGGTGTTGTGCCTCGAGCCTTGGAAGAAGTAG